ACAGGTGAATAAAAATGAGTGATCAAAACTCACTGACCGTTCAGGACGCCACCTTTTGGAAGCTCAAGCTTCAGGAGAATCTTTCGAATAGACGCGGGACCATGTACCGCTTCCTCGCCTCCTCGCTGCAGCTCCTACTCTTTGGCAATGCCGGCGGCATCGGATTTATCCTGGGCATCTTCCGTACAGGAAATGAACCCCCTGTTGTGCACTGGCTGTGCGTTTCGGCAATCATCGTATTTATGCTCGGCTGCCTCACTTCTGCTGTTACCCTGATTTTTACCAATGCCCTTTCGATGAAAGAGGCGCATGCCGCAGAGACAGCTCTAAATAAGTTGATCAACAATAAGATGAGCGGCGATGAGGCTGCTATGTACATGGACAATACGACCTTCCCTTTAGCAGCGAGGGCCATGGTTTCGGGAATCTGCAGCTTGATTTTCCTTGCAATAGGAGCTGCCCTTGGAGTCGTTCTTCTACTCTTATACTACTAGGCTCACATGATAAAAAAAGTAATACCATTTATCAAAAATAACTGCATTTTTGACAAAGCCGGCGCCCAGAGTTTAAACCAGACGCAGTCGGCGCTGAAGCAGCTCAACTTGAACAAGTTGAGCGATGCAAGCGGGTTTAAAATATGGGATTGCCGGGGAAGTCATAAAATGAAGTTATTTTTGATAAATAGTATTATCCAGATCGCCCTGCTGACTCTCCTCTCTGCTTCTGCTGCGCACGCAGATCAGAAAACCGTTGCAGTCTGTACCCATAGCAGCGGAACCTCTTCTTTCTGGAGCCTTGTTTATGAAGGGATGAACGCTGCTGGAAGCGACATGGGAATTAAGCCGGTCTATTACGGACTCTTCGATCCTCAAGTTAAAAATATGCCTGGTTATATCTCTAAAGCACTAAAAGCTAGTCCAAGTGCACTAATCATTTCGATACCGGATTCAGAACTTCTGAGGCCAAGTATTGAAGAGGCTCAGGGAAAAGGAGTTCCAGTCATCGCAATTGGCTCAGGCTTTGATGAGTATGCGAGTCTCGGCATCAATACCTTTATTGGAGAGGACTCTTTTGAAGCAGGAGTTATCGCAGGCGAGCGGATGTTAAAGGCTGGAGTAAGCCGCTTGCTCTGCGTACATGACATTGAAACCGACATCTCAGATAAACGAGAGATTGAAGGAGTTAAAAGCGCATTTAAGAAGGCCGGTAAAACCGCCTTAACAGTTGCGATCCGCGACAACTCTCCCTCCACTGCT
Above is a genomic segment from Chlamydiales bacterium containing:
- a CDS encoding substrate-binding domain-containing protein, producing MIKKVIPFIKNNCIFDKAGAQSLNQTQSALKQLNLNKLSDASGFKIWDCRGSHKMKLFLINSIIQIALLTLLSASAAHADQKTVAVCTHSSGTSSFWSLVYEGMNAAGSDMGIKPVYYGLFDPQVKNMPGYISKALKASPSALIISIPDSELLRPSIEEAQGKGVPVIAIGSGFDEYASLGINTFIGEDSFEAGVIAGERMLKAGVSRLLCVHDIETDISDKREIEGVKSAFKKAGKTALTVAIRDNSPSTAAALIATTLSIDLDIDGIIAMSATAALPSIYAIKEHGKYGELPFATFDLSDHVRDGIQAGKILFAVAQQPYLEGYLAVAIASYKSGVIDVDQVIKKLQEKTGFKFTPPESFSFEKAQKGAIFTGPLFITKENLSEQVKYQ